One genomic window of Malaciobacter molluscorum LMG 25693 includes the following:
- a CDS encoding leucine-rich repeat domain-containing protein has translation MKKTVIILILNITFLLSKDSFINICKNPTIEQQKTINALIEGYNEFRKMDINRPLLDPNDPLICEKLAKGKGFPNITNKDISDLSIIKYFSANESLNLWDNKISDITALKYLTKLTKLDLSSNNVSKGVESLENLPLKELSIDITDDIDLKYIGKIRTLENLSVYNGKNVKSLNNLINLKYLSLLSIKINSLCDLKGLQSLEQLRLFDNSLKSLECIDKFPNLKKLRIERSPITDLTPLIHADSIEEFDFHDMPVKDISPLAKMKNLNSILFTKTKIKYLSPLKESKSIKFAEDLSEKLIEEYFNRSLAHCSPKNMEEVRERKSCFEKDGKTLKPWWKRWFGL, from the coding sequence ATGAAAAAAACAGTTATAATATTAATTTTAAACATCACATTTTTATTAAGTAAAGATAGTTTTATAAATATATGTAAGAATCCTACAATAGAACAACAAAAGACTATTAATGCATTAATAGAAGGATATAATGAGTTTAGAAAGATGGATATAAATAGACCATTGTTAGATCCAAATGATCCTCTCATTTGTGAAAAATTAGCAAAAGGGAAAGGCTTTCCAAATATTACGAATAAAGATATCTCAGATCTTAGTATTATTAAATATTTTTCAGCAAATGAAAGCTTAAATTTATGGGATAATAAAATTAGTGATATAACTGCATTAAAATATCTCACAAAACTTACTAAATTAGACTTAAGTTCTAATAATGTTTCAAAAGGTGTGGAAAGCTTAGAAAATTTACCACTAAAAGAACTTAGTATAGATATTACTGATGATATTGATTTAAAATATATAGGAAAAATTAGAACCCTAGAGAATTTATCTGTGTATAATGGGAAAAATGTCAAATCACTTAATAATTTAATAAATTTAAAATATTTGTCTTTGTTATCTATAAAAATTAATAGTTTATGTGATTTAAAAGGTTTACAATCCTTAGAACAATTAAGACTATTTGATAATAGTCTAAAATCTTTAGAATGTATAGATAAATTTCCAAATTTAAAAAAACTTAGAATTGAAAGAAGCCCAATCACAGATTTAACACCATTAATCCATGCAGATAGTATAGAAGAATTTGATTTTCATGATATGCCAGTAAAAGATATATCACCACTTGCAAAAATGAAAAATCTTAATTCAATTTTATTTACTAAAACAAAAATCAAATATTTAAGTCCTTTAAAAGAATCAAAGTCAATCAAATTTGCAGAAGATTTGAGTGAAAAACTAATAGAAGAGTATTTTAATAGATCATTAGCACATTGTTCACCTAAAAATATGGAAGAAGTACGAGAAAGAAAATCTTGTTTTGAAAAAGATGGTAAAACGTTAAAACCTTGGTGGAAAAGATGGTTTGGATTATAA